One region of Cyanobium sp. M30B3 genomic DNA includes:
- a CDS encoding 3'-5' exonuclease has protein sequence MGGEVYAQSVTANSAEPSVPWQQPDLFGLPAPPAASAPPQTPLAPAVPKDVAPAAERVRPAASSPSLPPIQAASHTQPQSAEPGSVGPASLLILDTETTALSPAEGHCIEVGAILFRVAERAVLAQVSFLMPATSNPAAHVNGIDAAITQLPQPWQAGLQCFEAMLAAADAVLAHNAAFDRQWFGHGPLPAISQPWICSMEDIRWPAERHLRASPSVRDLALAYGVPVWAAHRALTDCIYLAQVLERCADLEQLLVAALEPRRLFRACLSYSERQQAKQAGFRWNEPVRGAWSRRLSEREAAALPFAVQPLEAA, from the coding sequence ATGGGAGGTGAGGTCTACGCGCAGTCCGTGACGGCCAACTCCGCCGAGCCCAGCGTCCCCTGGCAGCAGCCCGACCTGTTCGGCCTGCCGGCCCCTCCTGCCGCGTCAGCTCCGCCCCAGACGCCACTGGCCCCGGCGGTGCCCAAAGACGTGGCCCCGGCAGCGGAGAGGGTCAGGCCCGCCGCCAGCTCCCCCAGCCTGCCGCCGATTCAAGCCGCCAGCCACACCCAGCCGCAGTCCGCTGAGCCGGGCTCCGTGGGGCCAGCCAGCCTGTTGATCCTCGACACCGAGACCACGGCCCTCTCGCCCGCGGAGGGCCATTGCATCGAGGTGGGGGCGATCCTGTTCCGCGTGGCCGAGCGGGCGGTGCTGGCCCAGGTGTCGTTCCTGATGCCCGCCACCAGCAACCCCGCGGCCCACGTGAACGGCATCGACGCGGCGATCACCCAGTTGCCCCAGCCCTGGCAGGCGGGCCTGCAGTGCTTTGAGGCGATGCTGGCCGCCGCCGATGCGGTGCTGGCCCACAACGCCGCCTTCGATCGCCAGTGGTTTGGCCACGGACCCCTGCCGGCGATCAGCCAGCCCTGGATCTGTTCGATGGAGGACATCCGCTGGCCGGCGGAACGCCATCTGCGCGCCAGTCCCTCGGTGCGCGATCTCGCCCTGGCCTATGGCGTGCCGGTGTGGGCCGCCCACCGGGCCCTCACCGACTGCATCTACCTGGCCCAGGTGCTGGAGCGCTGCGCCGACCTCGAACAACTGCTGGTCGCTGCCCTGGAGCCGCGGCGCCTGTTCCGCGCCTGCCTCTCCTACAGCGAGCGCCAGCAGGCCAAGCAGGCCGGCTTCCGCTGGAATGAGCCGGTGCGGGGGGCCTGGAGCCGCCGCCTCAGCGAGCGGGAGGCGGCGGCCCTGCCGTTTGCGGTGCAGCCGCTTGAGGCGGCTTGA
- a CDS encoding ABC transporter ATP-binding protein, which produces MAAIRTDLIRRYLRPHRRTVLLGMAALVVVNLLSVAIPLLVRRVIDDLQDGFDLQDVLLQALLIMVLATAMGGVRLLSRMLVFGVGRQVEADLKQRIFDHLLLQEPGWVQTTGSGEVISRATSDVENVRRLLGFAVLSLTNTALAYALTLPAMLMIDPWLSLAALGLYPLMLVTVRLFGGRMMRQQRRQQEALGHLSDLIQEDLSGISAIKIYGQEATEQQAFAGRNRIYRDAALGLARTRSTLFPLLEGISSISLLLLLALGSGQLESGRLSIGDLVALILYVERLVFPTALLGFTLNTFQTGQVSLERVEQLLKRRPLIQSPAQPQPPAPASWGGLEARGLTVRYPGAARPALVDVSFRVEPGELVAVVGPVGCGKTTLARALGRMVELGEGELFLDGVDVTRLELEQLRRRVALVPQEGYLFTASLADNLRYGEPEASQNRVEEAAAQARLEGDIKGFPDGYATLVGERGITLSGGQRQRTALGRALLVDAPVLVLDDALASVDNSTAAAILATIRGQGSRGRTVLMISHQLSAAAACDRVLVLEDGRLVQQGPHSELLEQPGTYRRLWAREQASEQLQAPV; this is translated from the coding sequence GTGGCTGCGATTCGCACCGATCTGATCCGGCGCTACCTGCGGCCCCACCGGCGCACGGTGTTGCTGGGCATGGCGGCGCTGGTGGTGGTGAACCTGCTGAGCGTGGCCATCCCGCTGCTGGTGCGGCGGGTGATCGACGACCTCCAGGACGGCTTTGACCTGCAGGACGTGCTGCTGCAGGCCCTCCTGATCATGGTGCTGGCCACGGCGATGGGTGGCGTGCGGCTGCTCTCGCGGATGCTGGTGTTCGGCGTGGGCCGGCAGGTGGAGGCCGACCTCAAGCAGCGGATCTTCGACCACCTGCTGCTGCAGGAACCCGGCTGGGTGCAGACCACCGGCAGCGGCGAGGTGATCAGCCGGGCCACCAGCGATGTGGAGAACGTGCGCCGGCTGCTGGGCTTCGCCGTGCTCAGCCTCACCAACACCGCCCTGGCCTATGCGTTGACGCTGCCGGCCATGCTGATGATCGACCCCTGGCTCAGCCTGGCGGCCCTGGGGCTCTACCCGCTGATGCTGGTGACGGTGCGCCTGTTCGGCGGCCGGATGATGCGCCAGCAGCGGCGCCAGCAGGAGGCCCTCGGCCACCTCAGCGATCTGATCCAGGAGGATCTCTCGGGGATCAGTGCCATCAAGATCTATGGCCAGGAAGCCACGGAGCAGCAGGCCTTCGCCGGCCGCAACCGCATCTACCGCGATGCGGCCCTGGGGCTGGCCCGCACCCGCAGCACCCTGTTTCCCCTGTTGGAGGGGATCTCCTCGATCAGCCTGCTGCTGCTGTTGGCCCTGGGCAGCGGCCAGCTGGAGAGCGGCCGGCTGAGCATTGGCGACCTGGTGGCCCTGATCCTCTACGTGGAGCGGCTGGTGTTCCCCACCGCCCTGCTGGGCTTCACCCTCAACACCTTCCAGACCGGCCAGGTGAGCCTGGAGCGGGTGGAGCAGCTGTTGAAGCGCCGGCCATTGATCCAGTCGCCGGCCCAACCCCAGCCGCCAGCGCCCGCCAGCTGGGGCGGGCTGGAGGCCCGCGGCCTCACGGTGCGTTACCCCGGGGCAGCCCGACCGGCTCTGGTTGACGTGAGCTTCCGGGTGGAGCCCGGTGAACTGGTGGCGGTGGTGGGGCCGGTGGGCTGCGGCAAGACCACCCTGGCCCGGGCCCTGGGGCGGATGGTGGAGCTCGGCGAGGGGGAACTGTTCCTCGACGGGGTGGATGTGACCCGCCTGGAGCTGGAGCAGCTGCGCCGCCGGGTGGCCCTGGTGCCCCAGGAGGGCTACCTGTTCACCGCCAGCCTGGCCGACAACCTGCGCTACGGCGAGCCGGAGGCCAGCCAGAACCGCGTGGAAGAGGCGGCCGCCCAGGCCCGGCTGGAGGGCGACATCAAGGGCTTTCCCGACGGCTACGCCACCCTGGTGGGCGAGCGGGGCATCACCCTCAGCGGCGGCCAGCGCCAGCGCACGGCCCTGGGGCGCGCGCTGCTGGTGGATGCACCGGTGCTGGTGCTCGATGACGCCCTGGCCAGCGTGGACAACAGCACCGCCGCCGCGATCCTGGCCACGATCCGCGGACAGGGCAGCAGGGGCCGCACGGTGCTGATGATCAGCCACCAGCTCTCGGCGGCGGCCGCCTGCGACAGAGTGCTGGTGCTGGAGGACGGCCGGCTGGTGCAGCAGGGCCCCCACAGCGAACTGCTGGAGCAGCCCGGCACCTACCGGCGGCTGTGGGCGCGGGAGCAGGCCAGCGAGCAGCTGCAGGCGCCGGTGTAG
- a CDS encoding DUF1350 family protein, which translates to MARWRQRGEIWELGSAAANPVGSVEFIGGSYLAATPQLSYRRLLESLAARGWHVLAWSYVPGFDHQSQANQAWRQFRALRSDGAPPLRLGHSLGCKLHLLAPDGGRSGRGLAALSFNNFSAERSVPLLAELGQQLNFRSEFSPSPEETLRQVAGSYRQPRNLLVRFNRDGLDQSGRLLAALRQRPEDSSTVLELPGDHLTPASAGLRRNLLGDWADDPARQRQIDALANQITSWSRG; encoded by the coding sequence ATGGCCCGCTGGCGCCAACGGGGAGAGATCTGGGAGCTGGGCAGTGCCGCCGCCAACCCCGTGGGCAGCGTGGAATTCATCGGCGGCAGCTATCTGGCGGCCACACCCCAGCTCAGCTACCGGCGGCTGCTGGAGTCCCTGGCTGCGCGCGGCTGGCACGTGCTGGCCTGGAGCTATGTGCCGGGCTTCGACCACCAGAGCCAGGCCAACCAGGCCTGGCGGCAGTTCCGCGCCCTGCGCTCCGACGGCGCGCCGCCCCTGCGGCTCGGCCACAGCCTGGGCTGCAAGCTGCACCTGCTGGCGCCCGATGGTGGCCGCAGTGGCCGAGGCCTGGCGGCGCTGAGTTTCAACAACTTCTCCGCCGAGCGTTCCGTGCCCCTGCTGGCGGAGCTGGGTCAGCAGCTGAACTTCCGCAGCGAATTCAGCCCGTCGCCGGAGGAAACCCTGCGGCAGGTGGCCGGCAGTTACCGCCAACCGCGCAACCTGCTGGTGCGCTTCAACCGCGATGGGCTCGACCAGAGCGGCCGGCTGCTGGCCGCCCTGCGCCAGCGCCCTGAGGACAGCAGCACCGTGCTGGAGCTGCCGGGCGACCACCTCACCCCCGCCAGTGCCGGCCTGCGCCGCAACCTGCTGGGCGACTGGGCCGACGACCCGGCCCGCCAGCGCCAGATCGACGCCCTGGCCAATCAGATCACCAGCTGGAGCAGGGGTTGA
- a CDS encoding HAD-IA family hydrolase, with product MPIPSACLFDLDGLLLDTEPLHARAWHEAAGRFGCPLSPAQLLALRGRRRLDCARQVQAWIAERQGSGPGQEQLLAVRQPIAEAMLVQAVPMAGARELVEHCARAGIPMALATSSAREAVALKARPHPWLELIQVRVHGDDPQLRAGKPAPDVFLLAAERLGVAADGQCWAFEDSPAGAAAALRAGCRVLVVPPPQLGAGELEQLFPGIEPPHRLLPSLAWALEELGVP from the coding sequence ATGCCCATCCCCTCCGCCTGCCTGTTCGACCTGGACGGGTTGCTGCTGGATACCGAACCCCTCCACGCCCGGGCCTGGCACGAGGCTGCCGGCCGGTTCGGCTGTCCGCTCAGCCCGGCGCAGCTGCTGGCCCTGCGCGGCCGCCGCCGCCTGGACTGCGCCCGGCAGGTGCAGGCCTGGATCGCCGAACGGCAGGGCAGCGGCCCCGGCCAGGAGCAGCTGCTGGCGGTGCGCCAGCCGATCGCCGAGGCGATGCTGGTGCAGGCCGTGCCGATGGCCGGGGCCCGGGAACTGGTGGAGCACTGCGCGCGGGCCGGCATCCCCATGGCCCTGGCCACCAGCAGCGCCCGTGAGGCGGTGGCCCTCAAGGCCAGACCCCACCCCTGGCTCGAGCTGATCCAGGTGCGGGTGCACGGCGATGATCCGCAGCTGCGGGCGGGCAAGCCCGCCCCGGATGTGTTCCTGCTGGCGGCGGAGCGGCTCGGGGTGGCGGCCGACGGGCAGTGCTGGGCTTTTGAGGATTCCCCGGCGGGGGCCGCAGCGGCCCTGCGGGCCGGCTGCCGGGTGCTGGTGGTGCCGCCGCCCCAGCTGGGTGCCGGGGAGCTGGAGCAGCTGTTTCCTGGTATCGAGCCACCGCACCGCCTGCTTCCTTCGCTGGCGTGGGCTCTGGAGGAGCTGGGCGTTCCCTAG
- the trpD gene encoding anthranilate phosphoribosyltransferase: MAADAQTPSWPALLERLLAGEALSSEAATRLMQGWLDEEIPPVLTGALLAALRAKGVNGEELAAMAQVLRQACPQPAGRPQLPLVDTCGTGGDGADSFNISTAVAFLAAACGASVAKHGNRSASGRVGSADVLEGLGLHLQAPQKQVVAALSSAGVTFLFAPGWHPALVGLAPLRRSLGVRTVFNLLGPLVNPLRPEAQVLGVARPDLLDPMADALARLGLRRAVVVHGCGGLDEASLAGPSQLRLVEGGSVRQEQLDPASLGIAPAPNSALAGGDLATNQAILEAVLQGRGSRPQAAVVGLNTALVLWSAGLVDSIAAGYERAAAALAAGQAWTRLEQLRTALQAPVGG, from the coding sequence ATGGCCGCAGATGCCCAGACTCCCAGCTGGCCGGCCTTGCTGGAGCGCCTGCTGGCCGGTGAGGCCCTCAGCAGCGAGGCGGCCACCCGCCTGATGCAGGGCTGGCTGGATGAGGAGATCCCGCCGGTGCTCACCGGAGCCCTGCTGGCGGCCCTGCGCGCCAAGGGCGTCAACGGCGAGGAGCTGGCGGCGATGGCCCAGGTGCTGCGCCAGGCCTGCCCCCAGCCGGCCGGCCGGCCCCAGCTGCCCCTGGTGGACACCTGCGGCACGGGCGGCGATGGTGCCGACAGCTTCAACATCTCCACTGCTGTGGCCTTCCTGGCTGCCGCCTGCGGTGCCTCCGTGGCCAAGCACGGCAACCGCAGCGCCAGCGGCCGGGTGGGCTCGGCTGACGTGCTGGAAGGGCTGGGTCTGCACTTGCAGGCCCCCCAGAAGCAGGTGGTGGCAGCCCTCTCCAGTGCCGGTGTCACGTTTCTGTTCGCCCCCGGCTGGCATCCCGCCCTGGTGGGTCTGGCCCCCCTGCGCCGCAGCCTCGGGGTGCGCACCGTGTTCAACCTGCTCGGTCCGCTGGTGAATCCGCTGCGGCCGGAGGCCCAGGTGCTCGGGGTGGCCCGGCCTGACCTGCTCGATCCGATGGCCGATGCCCTGGCCCGCCTGGGACTGCGGCGGGCCGTGGTGGTGCATGGCTGCGGAGGCCTCGACGAGGCCTCCCTGGCCGGCCCCAGCCAGCTGCGTCTTGTGGAGGGTGGCTCGGTGCGCCAGGAGCAGCTCGACCCCGCCAGCCTGGGCATCGCCCCGGCGCCGAACAGCGCGCTGGCTGGCGGCGACCTGGCCACCAACCAGGCGATCCTGGAGGCGGTGCTGCAGGGCCGGGGCAGCCGCCCCCAGGCGGCCGTGGTGGGCCTCAACACAGCCCTGGTGCTCTGGTCTGCTGGTCTGGTGGACAGCATCGCCGCCGGGTACGAGCGGGCCGCCGCCGCCCTCGCCGCCGGCCAGGCCTGGACGCGCCTGGAGCAGTTGCGCACGGCCCTGCAAGCGCCCGTTGGGGGATGA
- the sds gene encoding solanesyl diphosphate synthase yields the protein MATVAELLQPVEGDLDALLADLRSLIGAGHPILQAAAEHLFAAGGKRLRPGIVLLLSRAVAPDGELTPRHRRLAEITEMIHTASLVHDDVVDEAATRRGVDTVHSRFNHRVAVLAGDFLFAQASWHLANLDDLEVVKLLSRVIMDLADGEVKQGLFRYDTGQSFETYLEKSYCKTASLIANSARATGVLTGLPAHQLDELQRFGRQLGLAFQVVDDILDFTGSDQQLGKPAASDLASGYLTAPALYALEERPALAGLIEREFSQDGDLQQALELVRGCEAIPRSRALAEQFARQAADSLAWLPSSEPSRALRGLADFVLSRLY from the coding sequence GTGGCAACGGTTGCAGAGCTGCTCCAGCCTGTGGAGGGTGATCTCGATGCTCTGTTGGCCGATCTGCGCAGCCTGATCGGCGCCGGCCACCCGATTCTGCAGGCCGCCGCCGAGCACCTGTTCGCCGCCGGTGGCAAGCGGTTGCGGCCCGGCATCGTGCTGCTGCTCTCCCGGGCCGTTGCCCCCGATGGGGAGCTCACGCCGCGCCACCGACGCCTGGCCGAGATCACCGAGATGATCCATACGGCATCTCTGGTGCATGACGACGTGGTGGACGAGGCCGCCACCCGCCGGGGCGTGGACACCGTGCACAGCCGCTTCAACCACCGGGTGGCCGTGCTGGCCGGTGATTTTCTGTTTGCCCAGGCCAGCTGGCACCTGGCCAACCTCGACGACCTGGAGGTGGTGAAGCTGCTCAGCCGGGTGATCATGGACTTGGCCGATGGCGAGGTGAAGCAGGGCCTGTTCCGCTACGACACCGGCCAGAGCTTCGAGACCTACCTCGAGAAGAGTTACTGCAAAACCGCCTCGCTGATTGCCAACAGCGCCCGGGCCACCGGTGTGCTCACCGGCTTGCCCGCCCACCAGCTCGATGAGCTCCAGCGCTTCGGCCGCCAGCTCGGGCTGGCCTTCCAGGTGGTGGACGACATCCTCGACTTCACCGGCAGCGACCAGCAGCTGGGCAAGCCCGCCGCCAGCGACCTGGCCTCGGGCTACCTCACGGCTCCTGCCCTCTACGCCCTCGAGGAACGCCCTGCCCTGGCCGGTCTGATCGAGCGGGAGTTCAGCCAGGACGGCGATCTGCAGCAGGCCCTCGAGCTGGTGCGCGGCTGTGAGGCCATTCCCCGCTCCCGCGCCCTGGCCGAGCAGTTCGCCCGCCAGGCCGCCGATTCCCTGGCCTGGCTGCCCAGCAGCGAGCCCAGCCGGGCCCTGCGCGGTCTCGCAGATTTCGTGCTCAGCCGGCTCTACTGA
- the murI gene encoding glutamate racemase: protein MNLRVGLFDSGLGGLTVLRHVQASYPHTPCLYLGDTARVPYGTRTVEDIRAIAGEVVRWLHQQGVDVLVMACNTTNALALDVAVAEAGVPVVGLIDSVAAVIDSDRVGVLATPATASSGAYRRALHAVRPTARVTEVACPAFVPLIEAGDLGCAELRVAAETYLEPLLQAEADTVVMGCTHYPLLRPLLKQLLPPGIRLVDPALAAVERLGPLLASLGDSPEAEQPLTSVASAAVGSRVCVTGCASSFAAAAQRWLGHHPEVSWVDLRSAA from the coding sequence ATGAACCTGCGGGTTGGACTGTTCGACAGCGGCCTGGGGGGGCTCACCGTGCTGCGCCATGTGCAGGCCAGCTATCCCCACACCCCCTGTCTCTACCTGGGGGACACGGCTCGGGTGCCCTATGGCACGCGCACGGTGGAGGACATCCGGGCCATCGCCGGCGAGGTGGTGCGCTGGCTGCATCAGCAGGGGGTGGACGTGCTGGTGATGGCCTGCAACACCACCAATGCCCTGGCCCTGGACGTGGCCGTGGCTGAGGCGGGGGTGCCGGTGGTGGGGTTGATCGACAGCGTGGCGGCCGTGATCGACAGCGACCGGGTCGGGGTGCTGGCCACCCCGGCCACCGCCAGCAGCGGTGCCTACCGCCGTGCCCTGCATGCCGTGCGTCCCACCGCCCGGGTCACGGAGGTGGCCTGTCCGGCGTTCGTGCCGCTGATTGAGGCCGGCGACCTGGGCTGCGCCGAATTGCGCGTTGCAGCCGAAACCTACCTGGAACCGCTGCTCCAGGCCGAGGCGGACACGGTGGTGATGGGCTGCACCCACTACCCCCTGTTGCGGCCCCTGCTGAAACAGCTGCTGCCGCCGGGCATCCGCCTGGTGGACCCGGCCCTGGCCGCTGTGGAGCGCCTGGGGCCGTTGCTGGCCAGCCTGGGTGATTCCCCCGAGGCCGAACAGCCGCTCACCTCCGTTGCATCTGCCGCGGTGGGGTCGCGGGTGTGTGTCACCGGCTGCGCCAGCAGTTTCGCGGCGGCCGCCCAGCGCTGGCTGGGCCACCACCCCGAGGTGAGCTGGGTGGATCTGCGGTCGGCGGCTTGA
- a CDS encoding DUF3288 family protein has protein sequence MPPSSPPSGSGVSEQSHPLHALDRDVVDGLLAVQTPADAHLVSAARLLMRYEGFPGAHDLQEDLAKVLRLWGLSREELHRRTRAIWAHGFRPGPADPAAPGQEAVGSGFDTADQEG, from the coding sequence GTGCCGCCCTCTTCGCCTCCCTCCGGCTCTGGCGTATCCGAGCAGAGCCATCCCCTCCACGCCCTCGACCGCGACGTCGTCGACGGCCTGCTGGCGGTCCAGACCCCGGCAGATGCCCACCTGGTGAGCGCCGCCCGCCTGCTGATGCGCTACGAGGGTTTCCCCGGTGCCCATGATCTGCAGGAGGACCTCGCCAAGGTGCTGCGCCTGTGGGGCCTCAGCCGTGAGGAGCTCCACCGCCGCACTCGGGCGATCTGGGCCCATGGCTTTCGCCCTGGCCCCGCGGACCCCGCAGCCCCGGGCCAGGAGGCCGTGGGCTCCGGTTTCGACACCGCTGATCAGGAGGGCTGA
- the acs gene encoding acetate--CoA ligase, which produces MTPDTATAATVTIESVLQEQRLFAPPAALAAGARIGSMEAYRELCARAEADPDSFWGALARQELHWFEPFHTVLDWSNPPFARWFEGGRTNLSFNCLDRHLDGPRADKPALIWEGEPGDTRTFTYRQLHTEVCKAANALKALGIGKGDLVALYMPMVPEAAIAMLACARIGAPHSVVFGGFSADALRDRLIDGQAKAVITADGGFRKDKPVPLKPAVDEALSAKGGAPSVEAVLVVRRIGAADGDGDGSAGSMTAGRDHWWHALVDGQSADCPAEPMASEDRLFVLYTSGSTGKPKGVVHTTAGYNLWAHLTFQWIFDIKDNDIHWCTADVGWITGHSYIVYGPLSNGATTVMYEGAPRPSKPGAFWEVIQKHRCTIFYTAPTAIRAFMKSGREVPDQYDMSSLRILGTVGEPINPEAWMWYRDVIGGDRCPVVDTWWQTETGGVMISPLPGATPTKPGSCTLPLPGIAADIVDHDGVSQPADAGGYLAVRRPWPGMMRTVHGDPDRFRRSYWEEVRPADGSHLYFAGDGARRDADGYFWVMGRVDDVINVSGHRLGTMEIESALVSHPAVAEAAVVGRPDDLKGEGIVAFVTLEAGRSGDDALMAELRSHVGKEIGPIARPDLIKFSDALPKTRSGKIMRRILRSLASGQAVSGDTSTLEDRSVLDQLRV; this is translated from the coding sequence GTGACCCCGGACACTGCAACCGCCGCCACGGTCACGATCGAGTCGGTGCTGCAGGAACAGCGGCTGTTCGCGCCTCCCGCCGCCCTGGCTGCAGGCGCCCGCATCGGCTCCATGGAGGCCTACCGGGAGCTCTGCGCCCGGGCGGAGGCCGACCCCGACAGCTTCTGGGGCGCGCTGGCCCGCCAGGAGCTGCACTGGTTCGAGCCCTTCCACACCGTGCTCGACTGGAGCAATCCTCCCTTTGCCCGCTGGTTCGAGGGCGGCCGCACCAACCTCAGCTTCAACTGCCTCGATCGCCACCTCGATGGCCCCCGCGCCGATAAGCCGGCCCTGATCTGGGAGGGCGAACCCGGCGACACCCGCACCTTCACCTACCGCCAGCTGCACACCGAGGTGTGTAAAGCCGCCAACGCCCTCAAGGCCCTGGGCATCGGCAAAGGGGATCTGGTGGCCCTCTACATGCCGATGGTGCCCGAAGCCGCCATTGCCATGCTGGCCTGCGCCCGCATCGGTGCCCCCCACTCGGTGGTGTTCGGCGGCTTCTCCGCCGACGCCCTGCGCGACCGGCTGATCGACGGCCAGGCCAAGGCGGTGATCACCGCCGATGGCGGGTTCCGCAAGGACAAGCCCGTGCCGCTCAAGCCGGCGGTGGACGAGGCCCTCAGCGCCAAGGGCGGCGCCCCCAGCGTCGAGGCCGTGCTGGTGGTGCGGCGGATTGGCGCTGCAGACGGGGATGGCGACGGCAGTGCCGGATCCATGACAGCCGGCCGCGACCACTGGTGGCACGCACTGGTGGACGGCCAGAGCGCCGACTGCCCGGCCGAACCGATGGCCAGCGAAGACCGCCTGTTCGTGCTCTACACCTCAGGCTCCACCGGCAAGCCCAAGGGGGTGGTGCACACCACCGCCGGCTACAACCTCTGGGCCCACCTCACCTTCCAGTGGATCTTCGACATCAAGGACAACGACATTCACTGGTGCACGGCCGATGTGGGCTGGATCACCGGCCACAGCTACATCGTGTATGGCCCGCTCTCCAACGGCGCCACCACGGTGATGTATGAGGGCGCGCCCCGCCCCAGCAAGCCCGGTGCTTTCTGGGAGGTGATCCAGAAGCACCGCTGCACGATCTTCTACACGGCGCCCACGGCGATCCGCGCCTTCATGAAGAGCGGCCGCGAGGTACCCGACCAATACGACATGAGCTCCCTGCGCATCCTCGGCACCGTGGGCGAGCCGATCAACCCTGAGGCCTGGATGTGGTATCGCGATGTGATCGGCGGCGACCGCTGCCCGGTGGTGGACACCTGGTGGCAGACCGAGACCGGCGGCGTGATGATCAGCCCCCTGCCCGGCGCCACCCCCACCAAGCCCGGCTCCTGCACCCTGCCCCTGCCGGGCATCGCCGCCGACATCGTCGACCATGACGGCGTGTCGCAGCCTGCCGATGCCGGCGGCTACCTGGCGGTGCGCCGGCCCTGGCCGGGGATGATGCGCACCGTGCACGGCGATCCCGACCGTTTCCGGCGCAGCTACTGGGAGGAGGTGCGGCCTGCCGATGGCTCCCACCTCTATTTCGCCGGCGATGGCGCCCGCCGCGACGCCGATGGTTACTTCTGGGTGATGGGCCGGGTCGATGACGTGATCAACGTGAGCGGCCATCGCCTGGGCACGATGGAGATCGAGAGTGCCCTGGTGAGCCACCCTGCCGTGGCCGAGGCTGCCGTGGTGGGCCGCCCCGACGACCTCAAGGGTGAGGGCATCGTGGCCTTCGTGACCCTGGAGGCCGGCCGCAGTGGCGATGACGCCCTGATGGCGGAGCTGCGCAGCCACGTGGGCAAGGAGATCGGGCCGATCGCCCGGCCCGACCTGATCAAGTTCAGCGACGCCCTGCCCAAGACCCGCAGCGGCAAGATCATGCGCCGCATCCTGCGCTCCCTGGCGTCCGGCCAGGCGGTGAGCGGCGATACCTCCACCCTGGAGGACCGCTCCGTGCTCGACCAGCTGCGGGTGTGA
- a CDS encoding peroxiredoxin encodes MGLSAGDTAPLIDLPDQHGQQRRSDQLAGRALVLFFYPKDDTPGCTMEACAFRDSYAELQALGAEVWGVSGDDAASHQRFAQRHSLPFPLLVDRGNGLRRAFGVPSVLGLLPGRVTYVIDGQGVIRHVFNNLLDGPAHRREALAALQQLQQG; translated from the coding sequence ATGGGCCTCAGCGCCGGCGACACCGCCCCCCTGATCGACCTGCCCGATCAGCATGGCCAGCAGCGGCGCAGCGACCAGCTCGCTGGCCGCGCCCTGGTGCTGTTCTTCTATCCCAAGGACGACACCCCGGGCTGCACGATGGAGGCCTGCGCCTTCCGTGACAGCTATGCCGAGCTGCAGGCCCTCGGTGCCGAGGTGTGGGGTGTGAGCGGCGACGATGCCGCCAGCCACCAGCGCTTCGCCCAGCGCCACAGCCTGCCCTTCCCCCTGCTCGTGGACCGGGGCAACGGCCTGCGCAGGGCCTTCGGCGTTCCCAGCGTGCTCGGCCTGCTGCCCGGCCGGGTCACCTATGTGATCGATGGCCAGGGGGTGATCCGCCACGTGTTCAACAACCTGCTCGACGGGCCGGCCCACAGGCGCGAGGCCCTGGCGGCGCTGCAGCAGCTGCAGCAGGGCTGA
- a CDS encoding DUF805 domain-containing protein, producing MDNLITAFTAAWQRSFDYTGRSNRGDYWWYALANLIISVVLLILSAASDFFGWIYSIWAVATIVPSLPVTIRRLRDAGKHWAWIFIGLIPLLGSIWLIWLLVQPSAASLG from the coding sequence ATGGACAACCTGATCACGGCCTTCACCGCCGCCTGGCAGCGCAGCTTCGACTACACCGGCCGCTCCAACCGCGGCGACTACTGGTGGTATGCCCTGGCCAACCTGATCATCAGCGTGGTGCTGCTGATCCTCAGCGCCGCCTCCGACTTCTTCGGCTGGATCTACTCCATCTGGGCCGTCGCCACGATCGTGCCCAGCCTGCCGGTCACCATTCGCCGGCTGCGCGATGCCGGCAAGCACTGGGCCTGGATCTTCATCGGCCTGATCCCGCTGCTGGGCAGCATCTGGCTGATCTGGCTGCTGGTGCAGCCCTCGGCAGCCAGCCTGGGCTGA